From one Felis catus isolate Fca126 chromosome E2, F.catus_Fca126_mat1.0, whole genome shotgun sequence genomic stretch:
- the LOC101101603 gene encoding insulin growth factor-like family member 3 isoform X1, which translates to MIPRRCILGVPVCITIFFLQGSKAVAVSPPDAPMGSGLWLCQPAPRCGDQVYDPLQHCCSDDTILPLNRTRQCGPNCTFWPCLELCCPESFGPKRFVVKLKVLGTQSQCPSSPISRICPS; encoded by the exons ATGATACCACGAAGGTGTATCTTAG GAGTTCCTGTCTGCATCACAATTTTCTTCCTCCAGGGTTCAAAGGCAGTGGCAG TGTCTCCACCAGATGCCCCCATGGGCTCAGGTCTGTGGCTGTGCCAGCCCGCCCCTCGGTGTGGGGACCAGGTCTACGACCCCTTGCAGCACTGCTGTAGCGATGACACCATCCTGCCCCTGAACCGGACTCGCCAATGTGGCCCCAACTGCACCTTCTGGCCCTGCCTGGAGCTCTGCTGTCCCGAGTCCTTTGGCCCCAAGAGGTTTGTTGTGAAGTTGAAGGTCCTGGGTACCCAGTCCCAGTGCCCTTCGTCGCCCATCTCCAGGATCTGCCCCAG ctGA
- the LOC101101603 gene encoding insulin growth factor-like family member 3 isoform X2 — protein sequence MIPRRCILGVPVCITIFFLQGSKAVADAPMGSGLWLCQPAPRCGDQVYDPLQHCCSDDTILPLNRTRQCGPNCTFWPCLELCCPESFGPKRFVVKLKVLGTQSQCPSSPISRICPS from the exons ATGATACCACGAAGGTGTATCTTAG GAGTTCCTGTCTGCATCACAATTTTCTTCCTCCAGGGTTCAAAGGCAGTGGCAG ATGCCCCCATGGGCTCAGGTCTGTGGCTGTGCCAGCCCGCCCCTCGGTGTGGGGACCAGGTCTACGACCCCTTGCAGCACTGCTGTAGCGATGACACCATCCTGCCCCTGAACCGGACTCGCCAATGTGGCCCCAACTGCACCTTCTGGCCCTGCCTGGAGCTCTGCTGTCCCGAGTCCTTTGGCCCCAAGAGGTTTGTTGTGAAGTTGAAGGTCCTGGGTACCCAGTCCCAGTGCCCTTCGTCGCCCATCTCCAGGATCTGCCCCAG ctGA